Proteins from a single region of Desulfovibrio desulfuricans:
- a CDS encoding ABC transporter permease, translated as GFGVPFTGSLVLLYVALLVFAMASGGVGLMVSSLSATQQQAILGAFTVGVPCIVISGAVTPVINMPPFL; from the coding sequence GGTTTCGGGGTGCCGTTTACCGGTTCGCTGGTGCTGCTCTATGTGGCGCTGCTGGTTTTTGCGATGGCGTCGGGCGGTGTGGGGCTGATGGTCTCGTCGCTTTCGGCCACGCAGCAGCAGGCGATTCTGGGGGCCTTTACCGTTGGGGTGCCGTGCATTGTTATTTCCGGCGCGGTCACGCCCGTCATCAACATGCCGCCATTTTTGC